In the genome of Kitasatospora cineracea, one region contains:
- a CDS encoding NADPH:quinone reductase, protein MKAIVYRDTGAPDVLRLVDRDRPEPGPGEVRVRVAVSGVNPTDWQARSGIGHPKRFAEVTPHLDGAGTVDAVGEGVDRGRVGQRVWLFMAAAGRPTGTAAEFTVVPAEQAVPLPDGAGFDLGAALGVPALTAHRALTVAEDGPDRLRPGALEGKVVLAAGGAGAVGHAVIQLARWAGATVVGTVSSPAKAGLATAAGAHHVVDYRRGDPAAEIRRIAPQGVDLVAEVALGANLALDLAVLRTRGTISTYANDGGRPVELDVPRTMVLNARLQFLVLYTAGPRARAAAVEDVAAAVRDGALPVGEEHGLPLVRFPLDRTADAHRAVEGRAVGKVLVDVAP, encoded by the coding sequence ATGAAAGCCATCGTCTACCGCGACACCGGTGCCCCCGACGTCCTCCGGCTCGTCGACCGCGACCGGCCCGAGCCCGGCCCGGGCGAGGTCCGGGTGCGCGTCGCCGTCTCCGGGGTCAACCCGACCGACTGGCAGGCGCGTTCCGGCATCGGCCACCCCAAGCGCTTCGCCGAGGTCACCCCGCACCTCGACGGGGCCGGCACGGTCGACGCCGTCGGCGAGGGCGTCGACCGCGGCCGGGTCGGCCAGCGGGTCTGGCTGTTCATGGCCGCCGCCGGGCGCCCCACCGGGACCGCCGCCGAGTTCACCGTCGTGCCCGCCGAACAGGCCGTGCCGCTGCCCGACGGGGCCGGGTTCGACCTCGGCGCCGCGCTCGGCGTCCCCGCGCTGACCGCGCACCGCGCGCTCACCGTCGCCGAGGACGGGCCGGACCGGCTGCGGCCCGGGGCGCTGGAGGGGAAGGTGGTGCTCGCCGCGGGCGGGGCCGGAGCGGTCGGGCACGCGGTGATCCAGCTCGCCCGATGGGCCGGTGCCACCGTGGTCGGCACGGTCAGCAGCCCGGCGAAGGCCGGGCTGGCCACCGCCGCCGGGGCCCACCACGTGGTCGACTACCGCCGGGGCGACCCGGCCGCCGAGATCCGCCGGATCGCCCCGCAGGGCGTCGACCTCGTCGCGGAGGTGGCCCTGGGCGCGAACCTCGCCCTCGACCTGGCCGTCCTGCGGACCCGCGGCACGATCTCCACCTACGCCAACGACGGCGGCCGGCCGGTCGAACTGGACGTGCCGCGGACCATGGTGCTGAACGCGCGCCTCCAGTTCCTGGTGCTCTACACGGCCGGACCCCGGGCGCGGGCCGCGGCCGTCGAGGACGTCGCCGCCGCGGTGCGCGACGGCGCCCTGCCGGTCGGCGAGGAGCACGGCCTCCCGCTGGTCCGCTTCCCCCTCGACCGCACCGCCGACGCGCACCGGGCGGTCGAGGGCCGCGCGGTGGGCAAGGTCCTGGTGGACGTCGCCCCCTGA
- a CDS encoding GNAT family N-acetyltransferase codes for MPEIHRTPELDGELVHDWRELVAQDPDGSWFAGPDWVLAWWRTLGVGQAGEIAVWRGPDGRAEAVLPLGAARLRVHRRVPVELPVLTLLGSGPGAADHCGPAVRPHRRAEVAAWLAGRARRETLWLPNLDAAHADLPPVGARPVARSACPRADLADGPDRLGSRDFRAANRRARRRLAAAGVDFHWLPPGSTEPALAAGLLDELLRLHRLRRAAAAGGASSFGADRLPLHRLLVQGAAPGRGPAFQLARCRGEVVGVLYGFRWADRFAYYQTGWDPRFAADSLGTALVDAALRDCAAEGVRTFDFLRGAEPYKYRFGAVDRTDTGWLRPRGPGGALLALKHRLAGGAPPAQREPQFS; via the coding sequence GTGCCGGAGATCCATCGCACACCCGAGCTGGACGGCGAACTCGTGCACGACTGGCGGGAGTTGGTGGCCCAGGACCCGGACGGATCGTGGTTCGCCGGGCCGGACTGGGTGCTCGCCTGGTGGCGGACGCTGGGGGTCGGGCAGGCCGGGGAGATCGCGGTGTGGCGGGGCCCGGACGGGCGGGCCGAGGCGGTGCTGCCGCTCGGGGCGGCCCGGCTGCGGGTGCACCGGCGGGTGCCGGTCGAGCTGCCGGTGCTCACCCTGCTCGGGTCCGGGCCCGGGGCCGCCGACCACTGCGGGCCCGCCGTCCGCCCGCACCGGCGGGCCGAGGTGGCCGCCTGGCTGGCCGGCCGGGCCCGGCGCGAGACGCTCTGGCTGCCGAACCTGGACGCCGCGCACGCGGACCTGCCGCCGGTCGGCGCCCGCCCCGTCGCCCGGTCCGCCTGCCCGCGCGCGGACCTGGCCGACGGGCCCGACCGGCTCGGCTCGCGGGACTTCCGGGCCGCCAACCGGCGGGCCCGCCGGCGGCTCGCCGCCGCCGGGGTCGACTTCCACTGGCTGCCGCCCGGCAGCACCGAACCCGCCCTGGCGGCCGGGCTGTTGGACGAACTGCTGCGACTGCACCGGCTGCGCCGGGCGGCCGCCGCGGGCGGGGCCAGCAGCTTCGGGGCCGACCGGCTGCCGCTGCACCGCCTGCTGGTGCAGGGCGCCGCGCCCGGCCGCGGCCCGGCCTTCCAGCTCGCCCGCTGCCGCGGCGAGGTGGTCGGCGTGCTGTACGGCTTCCGCTGGGCCGACCGGTTCGCCTACTACCAGACCGGCTGGGACCCGCGGTTCGCCGCCGACTCGCTGGGCACCGCGCTGGTCGACGCGGCGCTCCGCGACTGCGCGGCCGAGGGCGTGCGCACCTTCGACTTCCTGCGCGGTGCCGAACCGTACAAGTACCGGTTCGGGGCGGTCGACCGGACCGACACCGGCTGGCTGCGGCCGCGCGGCCCGGGCGGGGCGCTGCTCGCCCTCAAACACCGGCTGGCGGGCGGGGCTCCTCCGGCACAAAGAGAACCTCAGTTCTCCTAG
- a CDS encoding polysaccharide deacetylase family protein, with translation MPTTDRATARRRNLDALLRRSPLQPVFRARAARRLAVLGYHGIDDPAAFRAQMERLARTARPVGLEEVARAAEHRRPLPARSVLVTFDDGDRTVLTEALPVLARLGIPAAVYVITDLIDSDHPYWWTEAAHLVAHGARAEPLRGLGPTAAVRRLKSLTDPERRRALAELRATAARPAPRQRQLSGTELRTLADAGLAIGSHTASHPCLDRCTDADLDAQLVGAHDSLTGLTGRPPTSFAYPNGNYDPRADRVLRTLGYRTGFLFDHRHADLAPAHRLRISRLRVNSHTGRDRFDTILSGLHPAVHRLRGGS, from the coding sequence ATGCCGACCACGGACCGTGCCACCGCGCGGCGGCGGAACCTCGACGCCCTACTGCGGCGCTCCCCGCTCCAGCCGGTGTTCCGGGCCCGCGCCGCCCGCCGCCTCGCCGTCCTCGGCTACCACGGCATCGACGACCCGGCGGCCTTCCGGGCCCAGATGGAGCGCCTGGCCCGCACCGCCCGCCCGGTCGGGCTGGAGGAGGTCGCCCGGGCCGCCGAGCACCGCCGCCCGCTGCCCGCCCGCAGCGTGCTGGTGACCTTCGACGACGGCGACCGCACCGTGCTCACCGAGGCGCTGCCCGTCCTGGCCCGGCTCGGCATCCCCGCCGCCGTCTACGTGATCACCGACCTGATCGACAGCGACCACCCGTACTGGTGGACCGAGGCCGCCCACCTGGTCGCGCACGGCGCCCGCGCCGAACCGCTGCGCGGGCTCGGCCCGACCGCCGCCGTCCGCCGCCTCAAGTCGCTGACCGACCCCGAACGGCGGCGCGCCCTCGCCGAGTTGCGTGCCACCGCGGCCCGGCCGGCGCCCCGGCAGCGGCAGTTGAGCGGCACCGAACTGCGGACCCTGGCCGACGCCGGGCTGGCGATCGGCAGCCACACCGCCTCGCACCCCTGCCTGGACCGCTGCACCGACGCCGACCTCGACGCCCAACTCGTCGGCGCTCACGACAGCTTGACCGGACTGACCGGCCGCCCGCCGACCTCCTTCGCCTACCCGAACGGCAACTACGACCCGCGCGCCGACCGGGTGCTGCGCACCCTCGGCTACCGCACCGGGTTCCTCTTCGACCACCGGCACGCCGACCTGGCCCCGGCCCACCGGCTGCGGATCAGCCGCCTGCGGGTCAACTCGCACACCGGCCGGGACCGCTTCGACACCATCCTGTCCGGACTGCACCCGGCCGTGCACCGGCTGCGCGGCGGCAGCTGA
- a CDS encoding ATP-dependent Clp protease ATP-binding subunit: MTMPGFGSFGSDDAFSELLNRFFGLNPAASPPAVQRVPIGRLLTESARDLIARAELRAQEDGSTDLDTPHLLWAATQVDPSRGLLAQAGADPDKLAAAIERSLPAGAADPSVDPGLTPAAKRVLIGAHARSQAAGVSYIGPEHVLAALLDDPDSAAGRLLGAQGADASRLQRGAEAAARGERGPAKAESRTPTLDEYGRDLTEDAKLGRLDPVVGRAEEIEQTVEILSRRSKNNPVLIGEPGVGKTAIVEGLAQRIVSGDVPATLKDRQVVSLDLSGLVAGSKYRGEFEERLKNVIDEVREAADSTVLFIDELHTVVGAGAGGEGAMDAGNMLKPALARGELHVIGATTIDEYRKHIEKDPALERRFQPVLIPEPSVEETVQILEGLRDSYEAHHQVRFTDEALRAAADLSDRYVSDRFLPDKAIDLIDQAGARVRLRGLGRSTEVIGREDELAKLRREKDEAVAAEDFSRASELKTRIADLEAQTAEIEERREGVVSVTVDDVADVLSRQTGIPVSQLTEDEKARLLKLEDDLHDRVIGQDRAVVAVSEAVRRSRAGMADPNRPVGSFLFLGPTGVGKTELAKALAELIFGDEDRLVRFDMSEFQEKHTVSRLVGAPPGYVGYDEAGQLTEAVRRRPYSVLLFDEVEKAHPDVFNALLQVLDDGRLTDAQGRTVDFRNTVVIMTSNIGSQLILAHKGETEEIRDRLMEELRGRFLPEFLNRIDDIIVFDALDAEDLLRIVDLMLANSERRVKAQGMELEVTAAAKDWLVDKGHQPEFGARPLRRTIQTQLDNRLATMLLGGDLRPGDTIVADAKDGELICSIGRPDPS; this comes from the coding sequence ATGACCATGCCCGGCTTCGGCTCCTTCGGCTCCGACGACGCCTTCTCGGAGCTGCTCAACCGCTTCTTCGGCCTCAACCCGGCCGCCTCCCCGCCCGCCGTCCAGCGCGTCCCGATCGGACGGCTGCTCACCGAGTCCGCCCGCGACCTGATCGCCCGCGCCGAGCTGCGCGCCCAGGAGGACGGCAGCACCGACCTGGACACCCCGCACCTGCTGTGGGCCGCCACCCAGGTCGACCCGTCCCGCGGCCTGCTCGCCCAGGCCGGCGCCGACCCGGACAAGCTGGCCGCCGCGATCGAGCGCAGCCTGCCGGCCGGCGCGGCCGACCCGTCCGTCGACCCCGGCCTCACCCCGGCCGCCAAGCGCGTGCTGATCGGCGCGCACGCCCGCTCGCAGGCCGCCGGCGTCTCCTACATCGGCCCCGAGCACGTCCTGGCCGCCCTGCTGGACGACCCCGACTCGGCGGCCGGCCGCCTGCTCGGCGCGCAGGGCGCCGACGCCTCCCGCCTCCAGCGCGGCGCCGAGGCCGCCGCCCGGGGCGAGCGCGGCCCGGCCAAGGCCGAGAGCCGGACCCCGACCCTGGACGAGTACGGCCGCGACCTCACCGAGGACGCCAAGCTCGGCAGGCTGGACCCGGTGGTCGGCCGGGCCGAGGAGATCGAGCAGACCGTCGAGATCCTCTCCCGCCGCTCCAAGAACAACCCGGTGCTGATCGGCGAGCCCGGCGTCGGCAAGACCGCCATCGTCGAGGGCCTGGCCCAGCGGATCGTCTCCGGCGACGTCCCCGCCACCCTGAAGGACCGGCAGGTGGTCTCGCTCGACCTGTCCGGGCTGGTCGCGGGCTCCAAGTACCGCGGCGAGTTCGAGGAGCGGCTGAAGAACGTCATCGACGAGGTCCGCGAGGCCGCCGACTCCACCGTCCTGTTCATCGACGAACTGCACACCGTGGTCGGCGCGGGCGCCGGCGGCGAGGGCGCGATGGACGCCGGCAACATGCTCAAGCCCGCGCTGGCCCGCGGCGAGCTGCACGTCATCGGCGCCACCACCATCGACGAGTACCGCAAGCACATCGAGAAGGACCCGGCGCTGGAGCGCCGCTTCCAGCCGGTGCTGATCCCCGAGCCCTCGGTCGAGGAGACCGTGCAGATCCTGGAGGGCCTGCGCGACTCCTACGAGGCCCACCACCAGGTCCGCTTCACCGACGAGGCGCTGCGCGCCGCCGCCGACCTCTCCGACCGGTACGTCTCCGACCGCTTCCTGCCGGACAAGGCCATCGACCTGATCGACCAGGCCGGCGCCCGGGTCCGGCTGCGCGGCCTGGGCCGCTCCACCGAGGTGATCGGCCGCGAGGACGAACTCGCCAAGCTGCGCCGCGAGAAGGACGAGGCGGTGGCCGCCGAGGACTTCTCCCGCGCCTCCGAGCTGAAGACCCGGATCGCCGACCTGGAGGCGCAGACCGCCGAGATCGAGGAGCGCCGCGAGGGCGTGGTCTCGGTGACCGTCGACGACGTCGCCGACGTGCTCTCCCGGCAGACCGGCATCCCGGTCTCCCAGCTCACCGAGGACGAGAAGGCCCGGCTGCTCAAGCTGGAGGACGACCTGCACGACCGGGTGATCGGCCAGGACCGGGCGGTGGTCGCGGTCTCCGAGGCGGTCCGCCGCAGCCGGGCCGGCATGGCCGACCCGAACCGCCCGGTCGGCTCCTTCCTCTTCCTCGGCCCCACCGGCGTCGGCAAGACCGAACTCGCCAAGGCCCTGGCCGAGTTGATCTTCGGCGACGAGGACCGGCTGGTCCGCTTCGACATGAGCGAGTTCCAGGAGAAGCACACCGTCTCCCGCCTGGTCGGCGCCCCGCCCGGGTACGTCGGCTACGACGAGGCCGGGCAGCTCACCGAGGCGGTCCGCCGCCGCCCGTACAGCGTGCTGCTGTTCGACGAGGTCGAGAAGGCCCACCCGGACGTCTTCAACGCGCTGCTGCAGGTCCTCGACGACGGGCGGCTGACCGACGCGCAGGGCCGCACCGTCGACTTCCGCAACACCGTGGTGATCATGACCTCCAACATCGGCTCGCAGCTGATCCTGGCCCACAAGGGCGAGACCGAGGAGATCCGCGACCGGCTGATGGAGGAGCTGCGCGGGCGCTTCCTGCCCGAGTTCCTCAACCGGATCGACGACATCATCGTCTTCGACGCGCTGGACGCCGAGGACCTGCTGCGGATCGTCGACCTGATGCTGGCCAACTCCGAACGCCGGGTGAAGGCCCAGGGGATGGAGCTGGAGGTCACCGCCGCCGCCAAGGACTGGCTGGTCGACAAGGGCCACCAGCCCGAGTTCGGCGCCCGCCCGCTGCGCCGCACCATCCAGACCCAGCTCGACAACCGCCTCGCCACCATGCTGCTCGGCGGCGACCTCCGCCCGGGCGACACCATCGTCGCGGACGCGAAGGACGGCGAGCTGATCTGCTCGATCGGCCGCCCCGACCCCTCCTGA
- a CDS encoding YchJ family protein → MARRRTPAPAAPADCPCGLPARYADCCGRLHRGEAAAGSAEQLMRSRFSAFAVRDEPYLLRSWHPDTRPAEVDFDPALRWERLEILGAGEGGPFHTEGTVEFRAHYREGGRAGSLHEHSRFVRHQGEWVYLDGDVKS, encoded by the coding sequence ATGGCCCGCCGACGCACCCCCGCCCCCGCCGCCCCCGCCGACTGCCCGTGCGGCCTGCCCGCCCGGTACGCCGACTGCTGCGGCCGCCTGCACCGCGGCGAGGCCGCCGCGGGCAGCGCCGAGCAGCTGATGCGCTCCCGGTTCAGCGCCTTCGCGGTGCGCGACGAGCCGTACCTGCTGCGCTCCTGGCACCCGGACACCCGGCCCGCCGAGGTGGACTTCGACCCGGCGCTGCGCTGGGAGCGGCTGGAGATCCTCGGCGCGGGCGAGGGCGGCCCGTTCCACACCGAGGGCACCGTCGAGTTCCGCGCCCACTACCGGGAGGGCGGCCGGGCCGGCTCCCTGCACGAGCACAGCCGGTTCGTCCGCCACCAGGGCGAGTGGGTCTACCTGGACGGCGACGTCAAGTCCTGA
- a CDS encoding TetR/AcrR family transcriptional regulator — protein MPRLTDARKELRRTQIAEAAVRCFSRNGLERTSIADITAESGLSVGSIYAHYRNKAELVRAAAREMLSRRAGTIGEYAAADVPPGPDELLSRLTAAIDPAEARVGVQTWSEATTDPAVRDIIVDATDRMRTMLHDCVTAWLVKVEHHEPDRARELAAPIAHRVMALYQAELLYTALRTTDEETAS, from the coding sequence GTGCCCCGGCTCACCGACGCGCGCAAGGAACTCCGGCGTACCCAGATCGCCGAGGCCGCCGTGCGCTGCTTCAGCCGCAACGGCCTGGAACGGACCTCGATCGCCGACATCACCGCCGAGTCCGGGCTGTCGGTCGGCTCGATCTACGCGCACTACCGCAACAAGGCCGAACTGGTCCGGGCCGCCGCCCGCGAGATGCTCTCCAGACGGGCCGGAACCATCGGCGAGTACGCCGCGGCCGACGTCCCGCCCGGCCCCGACGAGCTGCTCTCCCGCCTGACCGCCGCGATCGACCCCGCCGAGGCCCGGGTCGGCGTGCAGACCTGGAGCGAGGCGACCACCGACCCGGCCGTCCGCGACATCATCGTCGACGCGACCGACCGGATGCGCACGATGCTGCACGACTGCGTCACGGCCTGGCTCGTCAAGGTCGAGCACCACGAGCCGGACCGGGCCCGCGAGCTCGCCGCGCCGATCGCCCACCGGGTCATGGCGCTCTACCAGGCCGAACTGCTGTACACCGCCCTGCGCACCACGGACGAGGAGACGGCGTCATGA
- a CDS encoding aldo/keto reductase yields the protein MTIGTARFATRTVSRIGYGALQLERLHGRRDEAVALLRRAVELGVDHVDTAEFYGFGFANEVIREALRPEDGVLVVTKVGADPDPGGRLPLRLAQRPEQLRASVEDNLRSLGTDRLEVVNLRRLDTGPGLRPDGDQVVDLDDQLAVMTALRDEGKIGAIGLSSVTLDGLRRALPAGVVCVQNAYSLVSRQDEDLLRLCTAENIAWVPFFPLGGSFPGLPKATDEPAVHAVAESLGVTPSQVGLAWLLHRAPNVLLIPGTADAAHLEANLAVGAITLDAAALAALDGIASRSTDVPIG from the coding sequence ATGACCATCGGGACCGCCCGGTTCGCCACCCGCACCGTTTCCCGGATCGGCTACGGCGCCCTGCAGTTGGAGCGCCTGCACGGCCGCCGCGACGAGGCCGTCGCGCTGCTGCGCCGGGCGGTCGAGCTGGGCGTCGACCACGTGGACACCGCCGAGTTCTACGGCTTCGGGTTCGCCAACGAGGTGATCCGCGAGGCGCTGCGCCCCGAGGACGGCGTCCTGGTCGTCACGAAGGTGGGGGCCGACCCCGACCCGGGCGGGCGCCTGCCGCTGCGCCTGGCGCAGCGCCCCGAGCAACTGCGCGCCAGCGTCGAGGACAACCTGCGCAGCCTCGGCACCGACCGGCTGGAGGTCGTCAACCTGCGCCGGCTGGACACCGGCCCCGGACTGCGCCCCGACGGGGACCAGGTCGTCGACCTCGACGACCAGCTCGCGGTGATGACCGCGCTGCGCGACGAGGGCAAGATCGGCGCGATCGGCCTGAGCAGCGTGACCCTCGACGGCCTGCGCCGCGCCCTGCCCGCCGGCGTCGTCTGCGTGCAGAACGCCTACAGCCTCGTCTCCCGGCAGGACGAGGACCTGCTGCGGTTGTGCACGGCCGAGAACATCGCCTGGGTGCCGTTCTTCCCCCTCGGCGGGTCCTTCCCCGGCCTGCCCAAGGCGACCGACGAGCCGGCGGTGCACGCCGTGGCCGAGTCCCTGGGCGTCACGCCGTCCCAGGTCGGCCTCGCCTGGCTGCTGCACCGCGCCCCGAACGTCCTGCTGATCCCCGGTACCGCCGACGCCGCCCACCTGGAGGCCAACCTCGCGGTCGGCGCGATCACCCTCGACGCCGCGGCCCTCGCCGCCCTCGACGGCATCGCGTCCCGCTCCACCGACGTGCCCATCGGCTGA
- a CDS encoding FAD-dependent oxidoreductase, with translation MTAAYPHLLAPLDLGFTTLPNRVVMGSMHVGLEEAEHGFERMAAFYAERARGGVGLIVTGGIAPNEAGRPWGGGAKLTTEDEAAEHRAVTDAVHAAGGKIALQILHFGRYAYHEDLVAPSALQAPISPYVPHELTAEQIERTIEDFARCAELARSAGYDGVEVMGSEGYLINEFTAAQTNHRTDEWGGSYENRMRFPVEIVRRVRERVGPDFILIYRLSMLDLVPGGSTFDEVVRLAREVEAAGATIINTGIGWHEARIPTIATSVPRGAFAWVTRKLMGKVGVPLVTTNRINTPDLAEELLATGHADLVSLARPMLADPAFVNKAAAGTPEAINTCIGCNQACLDHTFNAKITSCLVNPRACHETELVLAPTRRAKRIAVVGAGPAGLAFAVSAADRGHHVTLFDAATEVGGQLNVARQVPGKQEFDETLRYYRHELARTGVELRLGAVVGADELTGWDEVVLATGVTPRTPQIDGVDHPSVLGYLDVLRDGAKVGGKVAVIGAGGIGFDVAEYLTDPGADGPDFLAQWGVDREHTSPGGLAAPERPAGPRQVFLLQRKAGKVGAGLGKTTGWIHRTELRHRGVLMVPGVEYRRIDDAGLHVTVDGQEQVLPVDTVVLCAGQEPRRDLLDALRERGVEPHLIGGADVAAELDAKRAIDQGTRLAAAL, from the coding sequence ATGACTGCTGCGTACCCCCACCTGCTGGCCCCGCTCGACCTGGGCTTCACCACCCTGCCGAACCGGGTGGTGATGGGCTCCATGCACGTCGGCCTGGAGGAGGCGGAGCACGGCTTCGAGCGGATGGCGGCCTTCTACGCGGAGCGCGCCCGCGGCGGCGTCGGCCTGATCGTCACCGGCGGCATCGCCCCCAACGAGGCCGGCCGGCCCTGGGGCGGCGGCGCCAAGCTCACCACCGAGGACGAGGCCGCCGAGCACCGCGCCGTCACCGACGCCGTGCACGCCGCGGGCGGGAAGATCGCCCTGCAGATCCTGCACTTCGGCCGGTACGCCTACCACGAGGACCTGGTCGCCCCGTCCGCCCTGCAGGCCCCGATCAGCCCGTACGTCCCGCACGAGCTGACCGCCGAGCAGATCGAGCGGACCATCGAGGACTTCGCGCGCTGCGCCGAACTCGCCCGCTCCGCCGGGTACGACGGCGTGGAGGTGATGGGCTCCGAGGGCTACCTGATCAACGAGTTCACCGCCGCGCAGACCAACCACCGCACCGACGAGTGGGGCGGCTCCTACGAGAACCGGATGCGTTTCCCGGTCGAGATCGTCCGGCGGGTGCGCGAGCGGGTCGGGCCGGACTTCATCCTGATCTACCGGCTGTCCATGCTCGACCTGGTCCCCGGCGGGTCCACCTTCGACGAGGTGGTCCGGCTCGCGCGGGAGGTCGAGGCGGCCGGGGCGACCATCATCAACACCGGCATCGGCTGGCACGAGGCCCGGATCCCCACCATCGCCACCTCGGTGCCGCGCGGCGCCTTCGCCTGGGTGACCAGGAAGCTGATGGGCAAGGTCGGCGTCCCGCTGGTCACCACCAACCGGATCAACACCCCCGACCTGGCGGAGGAACTGCTCGCCACCGGGCACGCCGACCTGGTCTCGCTGGCCCGGCCGATGCTCGCCGACCCCGCCTTCGTCAACAAGGCCGCGGCCGGCACCCCCGAGGCGATCAACACCTGCATCGGCTGCAACCAGGCCTGCCTCGACCACACCTTCAACGCGAAGATCACCTCCTGCCTGGTCAACCCGCGGGCCTGCCACGAGACCGAGCTCGTCCTCGCCCCCACCCGCCGGGCCAAGCGGATCGCCGTGGTCGGCGCCGGACCGGCCGGCCTCGCCTTCGCCGTCTCCGCCGCCGACCGCGGCCACCACGTCACCCTGTTCGACGCCGCGACCGAGGTCGGCGGGCAGCTGAACGTCGCCCGGCAGGTCCCCGGCAAGCAGGAGTTCGACGAGACGCTGCGCTACTACCGGCACGAACTCGCCCGCACCGGCGTCGAGTTGCGCCTGGGCGCGGTCGTCGGCGCGGACGAGCTGACCGGCTGGGACGAGGTCGTGCTGGCCACCGGCGTCACCCCGCGCACCCCGCAGATCGACGGCGTCGACCACCCCAGCGTGCTCGGCTACCTGGACGTGCTGCGCGACGGGGCGAAGGTCGGCGGGAAGGTCGCGGTGATCGGCGCGGGCGGCATCGGCTTCGACGTCGCCGAGTACCTCACCGACCCGGGCGCGGACGGCCCCGACTTCCTCGCCCAGTGGGGCGTCGACCGCGAGCACACCTCCCCCGGCGGCCTGGCCGCCCCCGAGCGGCCCGCCGGCCCGCGCCAGGTCTTCCTGCTCCAGCGCAAGGCCGGCAAGGTCGGCGCCGGGCTCGGCAAGACCACCGGCTGGATCCACCGCACCGAACTGCGCCACCGCGGCGTGCTGATGGTCCCCGGCGTCGAGTACCGCCGGATCGACGACGCCGGCCTGCACGTCACCGTCGACGGCCAGGAGCAGGTCCTGCCCGTCGACACCGTGGTGCTGTGCGCCGGGCAGGAGCCGCGCCGCGACCTGCTCGACGCCCTGCGCGAACGCGGCGTCGAACCGCACCTGATCGGCGGCGCCGACGTGGCCGCCGAACTCGACGCCAAGCGCGCCATCGACCAGGGCACCCGGCTGGCCGCGGCGCTCTGA
- a CDS encoding RNA-binding S4 domain-containing protein, giving the protein MSTDEASVRIDSWIWAIRLIKTRSAAGAACRAGHVKVNGATAKPAQHVKPGDDVRVRVEGRERIVQVVRPIAKRVGAPVAETCYVDHSPPPPPRTERPAAVAQRDRGAGRPTKRERRDLDKLKDGYRPYF; this is encoded by the coding sequence ATGAGTACGGACGAGGCGAGCGTGCGGATCGACAGCTGGATCTGGGCGATCCGGCTGATCAAGACCCGCTCGGCAGCGGGCGCGGCCTGCCGGGCCGGGCACGTCAAGGTGAACGGGGCCACCGCGAAGCCCGCGCAGCACGTCAAGCCGGGCGACGACGTCCGGGTCCGGGTCGAGGGCCGGGAGCGGATCGTCCAGGTGGTCCGCCCGATCGCCAAGCGGGTCGGCGCCCCCGTCGCCGAGACCTGCTACGTCGACCACAGCCCCCCGCCGCCGCCCCGCACCGAGCGCCCGGCCGCCGTCGCCCAGCGCGACCGCGGCGCCGGGCGCCCGACCAAGCGCGAGCGGCGCGACCTCGACAAGCTCAAGGACGGCTACCGCCCCTACTTCTGA